A DNA window from Acetilactobacillus jinshanensis contains the following coding sequences:
- the rplP gene encoding 50S ribosomal protein L16 has product MLVPRRVKYRRQQRGRLKGHSKGGNSVAFGSYGLQALQSAWITNRQIEACRTAMTRYFKRDGKVWIKIFPHKNYTQKGVGVRMGSGKGAPAGWVAAVKRDKVLFEVGKCSDAAAKRALWLAAQKLPIRTRIIPRKNKKAGGEQ; this is encoded by the coding sequence ATGTTAGTACCAAGACGTGTTAAGTATCGTCGTCAACAGCGTGGCCGCTTAAAGGGTCATTCTAAAGGTGGTAACTCTGTTGCCTTTGGTTCTTATGGTTTACAAGCATTACAATCTGCTTGGATTACTAACCGCCAAATCGAAGCTTGCCGTACTGCCATGACTCGTTACTTCAAACGTGACGGTAAAGTATGGATTAAGATTTTCCCTCATAAGAACTACACTCAAAAAGGTGTTGGTGTTCGTATGGGTAGTGGTAAAGGTGCCCCAGCAGGTTGGGTCGCCGCTGTTAAGCGTGATAAAGTATTGTTTGAAGTTGGTAAGTGTTCCGATGCTGCCGCTAAACGTGCTTTATGGTTAGCTGCTCAGAAGCTACCTATCAGAACTAGAATTATTCCACGAAAGAATAAGAAAGCAGGTGGCGAACAATGA
- the rpmC gene encoding 50S ribosomal protein L29 — protein MKAKDIKNLTTSQMKSKEASFKKDLFNLRFQLATGQLQNTAKLKQVRHNIARIKTVLRQKQLESAK, from the coding sequence ATGAAAGCTAAAGACATCAAAAATTTAACTACTTCTCAGATGAAATCTAAAGAAGCTAGTTTCAAGAAAGATTTATTTAATCTTCGTTTTCAATTAGCTACTGGCCAATTACAAAATACTGCTAAATTAAAGCAGGTTCGTCATAATATTGCTCGTATTAAAACGGTATTACGTCAGAAGCAATTGGAAAGTGCTAAGTAA
- the rpsQ gene encoding 30S ribosomal protein S17, whose amino-acid sequence MRDQRKIFRGRVVSTKMDKTITVLVSTYKDNPVYGKRVRYSKKYKAHDKNNAAHVGDYVEIMNCRPLSKTVHTRLVKVLQKSVKQSLN is encoded by the coding sequence TTGAGAGATCAACGTAAGATTTTCCGTGGTCGTGTTGTTTCTACTAAGATGGACAAGACAATCACTGTATTAGTTTCTACTTATAAAGATAACCCTGTATACGGTAAACGAGTACGATACTCTAAGAAGTACAAAGCTCATGACAAGAATAATGCTGCTCATGTCGGTGATTATGTTGAAATCATGAACTGTCGTCCATTATCAAAGACGGTTCACACTCGTTTAGTTAAGGTTCTTCAGAAATCTGTTAAGCAAAGTTTGAACTAA
- the rplN gene encoding 50S ribosomal protein L14, translating to MIQQESRVNVADNSGARKLLVIKALGGSNRRYARVGDVIVATVKEATPGGVVKKGQVVKAVVVRTKRSIHRKDGSYIRFDENAAVIINDDKSPMGTRIFGPVARELRNHKFMKIISLAPEVL from the coding sequence ATGATTCAACAAGAAAGTCGTGTGAACGTTGCTGATAACTCTGGTGCTAGAAAGCTTTTAGTAATTAAAGCCTTAGGTGGTTCTAACCGCCGTTATGCACGAGTTGGTGACGTTATCGTTGCTACTGTTAAAGAAGCAACACCAGGCGGTGTTGTCAAAAAGGGTCAAGTTGTTAAAGCTGTAGTTGTACGTACTAAGCGTTCTATCCATCGTAAAGATGGTAGTTATATCCGTTTTGATGAAAACGCAGCTGTAATTATTAATGATGATAAGAGCCCTATGGGTACTCGTATTTTTGGCCCCGTTGCTCGTGAATTACGTAACCACAAGTTCATGAAGATTATTTCATTAGCTCCAGAAGTATTATAA
- the rplX gene encoding 50S ribosomal protein L24, giving the protein MFVKTGDKVRVIAGKDKGKEGTVLSVLSDANRVIVKGINVVKKAEKASQSNPQGGIKSVEAPLNASNVMVIDPSTKKPTRIGYKFENGKKIRVSKKTKKPIK; this is encoded by the coding sequence ATGTTCGTAAAAACTGGTGATAAAGTTCGTGTCATTGCTGGTAAAGATAAAGGCAAAGAAGGTACTGTCCTTTCTGTTTTATCTGATGCTAACCGTGTAATCGTTAAGGGAATTAACGTTGTTAAGAAAGCTGAAAAAGCTTCTCAAAGTAATCCCCAAGGTGGTATCAAATCAGTAGAAGCTCCATTAAATGCTTCTAACGTAATGGTTATTGATCCATCAACTAAGAAACCTACTCGAATCGGATACAAGTTTGAAAACGGTAAAAAGATCCGAGTTTCTAAAAAGACTAAAAAGCCGATTAAGTAA
- the rplE gene encoding 50S ribosomal protein L5, whose product MKSRLQVQYAKKIQPSLVKKFKYQSVMEAPKLDKIVLNMGVGDAVNNSKNLDEAVNELSLIAGQKPLVTKAKKSIAGFRLRKGMAIGAKVTLRGRRMYEFLDKLINVSLPRVRDFHGVSPKSFDGRGNYTLGVREQLIFPEINYNNVNHVRGLDVVIVTTAKTDEEGRALLDQFGMPFADKNNK is encoded by the coding sequence ATGAAAAGTCGCTTACAAGTTCAGTACGCTAAAAAGATTCAACCGTCTTTAGTTAAAAAATTTAAGTATCAATCCGTAATGGAAGCACCTAAGTTAGACAAAATTGTCTTAAACATGGGTGTTGGTGATGCTGTTAATAATTCCAAGAACTTAGACGAAGCTGTTAATGAATTATCATTAATCGCTGGTCAAAAGCCATTGGTTACTAAAGCTAAGAAGTCCATTGCCGGATTCCGTTTACGTAAAGGAATGGCTATTGGTGCCAAAGTTACTTTACGTGGCCGACGTATGTATGAATTTTTAGATAAATTAATCAACGTTTCCTTACCACGTGTTCGTGACTTCCATGGTGTAAGTCCAAAGTCTTTTGATGGCCGCGGTAATTACACTTTAGGTGTTCGTGAACAATTAATTTTCCCAGAAATTAATTACAACAACGTTAACCACGTACGTGGCTTAGACGTTGTTATCGTTACTACTGCTAAGACTGATGAAGAAGGCCGTGCCTTATTAGATCAGTTTGGTATGCCATTTGCTGATAAAAACAACAAGTAA
- a CDS encoding type Z 30S ribosomal protein S14, whose translation MARKALIEKCKRPAKFSTQNYTRCARCGRPHSVYRKFHLCRICLRQLAHKGQIPGMKKASW comes from the coding sequence TTGGCTAGAAAAGCTTTAATTGAAAAGTGCAAACGTCCTGCTAAGTTCTCAACTCAGAACTATACCCGTTGTGCACGTTGTGGTCGACCACATTCTGTTTACCGTAAATTTCACTTATGCAGAATTTGCTTACGTCAATTAGCTCACAAGGGCCAAATCCCTGGTATGAAAAAAGCTAGTTGGTAG
- the rpsH gene encoding 30S ribosomal protein S8 yields MTDPIADFLTRIRNANMARHSSVEAPASKMKVAIANILKNEGFIRDFEVVKNNNQGTIKVYLKYGKHHERVIAGLKRISKPGLRTYVKSADVPKVLNGLGIAIISTSEGVITDKEARAKKIGGEVLAYIW; encoded by the coding sequence ATGACTGATCCAATCGCGGACTTCTTAACTCGAATTCGAAATGCTAATATGGCTAGACACAGTTCGGTAGAAGCTCCGGCTTCAAAAATGAAAGTCGCAATCGCTAACATCTTAAAAAATGAAGGTTTCATTCGCGACTTTGAAGTTGTTAAAAACAATAATCAAGGTACTATTAAAGTATACCTTAAGTATGGTAAGCATCATGAACGAGTAATCGCTGGCTTAAAACGTATTTCTAAACCAGGTTTACGTACTTATGTAAAATCTGCCGATGTACCTAAAGTTCTTAACGGCTTAGGTATTGCAATCATTTCTACTTCTGAAGGTGTTATTACCGATAAAGAAGCACGTGCTAAGAAAATCGGTGGAGAAGTATTAGCATACATTTGGTAA
- the rplF gene encoding 50S ribosomal protein L6: MSRIGYRKLTLPDGVTLKQDGNNVTVTGKKGTLTRAFSPKIAMIVKGKSIAFKPKGKYDYKTRALHGTMNANLKNMILGVAKGYSKTLKLVGVGYRAKLAGKTLVLNVGYSNPVKVDIDPNLTVKVPKKDTIVVSGINKQLVGDFAAGVRSIRKPEPYKGKGIRYEGEHILRKEGKTGK; the protein is encoded by the coding sequence ATGAGTCGAATTGGTTATCGTAAACTCACTTTACCTGATGGTGTAACTCTTAAACAAGATGGTAACAACGTTACTGTTACTGGTAAAAAAGGTACTTTAACTCGTGCTTTTTCACCAAAGATTGCCATGATTGTTAAGGGTAAGAGCATTGCTTTTAAACCTAAGGGTAAGTATGATTATAAGACCCGTGCATTACATGGTACGATGAACGCTAATTTAAAGAACATGATCTTAGGTGTTGCTAAAGGTTACAGTAAGACCTTAAAGTTAGTTGGTGTTGGTTATCGTGCTAAATTAGCCGGTAAGACCTTAGTATTAAACGTTGGTTATTCCAACCCTGTTAAGGTTGATATCGACCCTAATTTAACTGTTAAGGTTCCTAAGAAAGACACCATTGTTGTCAGCGGAATCAACAAACAATTAGTTGGTGATTTTGCTGCTGGTGTTCGTAGCATTCGTAAGCCTGAACCTTATAAAGGTAAAGGTATTCGTTATGAAGGCGAACACATTCTTCGTAAAGAAGGTAAGACTGGTAAGTAA
- the rplR gene encoding 50S ribosomal protein L18 has translation MITKTNRNKDRERRHDRVRKHVFGTADRPRLDVYRSNKNIYAQVIDDVKGHTLASASTLDKGVSGTTKTDQAKSVGKLVAQNAMKKGIKQVVFDRGGYLYHGRVEALADAARQAGLKF, from the coding sequence TTGATCACAAAGACGAATAGAAACAAAGATCGTGAACGTCGACATGATCGTGTTCGTAAACACGTTTTTGGTACTGCCGATCGTCCGCGTTTAGATGTTTACCGTTCTAACAAGAACATTTATGCACAAGTTATTGATGATGTTAAAGGTCATACATTAGCAAGTGCTTCTACCTTAGACAAAGGTGTTAGTGGTACTACTAAGACTGATCAAGCTAAGAGCGTTGGCAAGTTAGTTGCACAAAATGCAATGAAGAAAGGCATCAAGCAGGTTGTCTTCGATCGTGGAGGTTACTTATATCACGGTCGTGTAGAAGCCTTAGCTGATGCTGCTCGTCAGGCTGGCTTGAAATTCTAA
- the rpsE gene encoding 30S ribosomal protein S5, with product MAKYANPSKLKLEDNVVSINRITKVVKGGRRLRFSALVIVGDRNGHVGFGIGKAEEVPAAINKGSEKAKKHIITIPLVKTTIPYKVIGHFGGGSVLLKPATEGSGDTAGGTVRAVMELAGIKDVTAKRLGSNNPINEIRATFRGLTSLRSAQQEAALRGVSVKHLAE from the coding sequence ATGGCTAAATATGCTAATCCAAGTAAATTAAAGTTAGAAGACAACGTCGTATCTATCAACCGTATTACTAAGGTTGTTAAAGGTGGACGTCGTTTACGTTTCTCTGCTTTAGTAATCGTTGGTGACCGTAATGGTCACGTTGGCTTTGGTATTGGTAAGGCTGAAGAAGTTCCAGCTGCTATCAATAAAGGTTCTGAAAAAGCTAAGAAACACATTATTACTATTCCATTAGTTAAGACTACTATTCCATATAAAGTTATCGGTCACTTTGGTGGCGGTTCTGTATTACTTAAGCCTGCTACTGAAGGTTCTGGTGATACTGCTGGTGGTACTGTACGTGCCGTTATGGAATTAGCTGGTATCAAAGATGTTACAGCTAAACGTTTAGGCTCTAATAACCCAATTAATGAAATCAGAGCTACATTTAGAGGCTTAACTTCATTAAGAAGTGCTCAGCAGGAAGCCGCATTACGTGGTGTATCTGTTAAGCATTTAGCAGAATAA
- the rpmD gene encoding 50S ribosomal protein L30, whose translation MAKLKITLIHSAAHRLPNERRIVKSLGLNRINSTTTKKDTAALRGALFKITHLVKVELVK comes from the coding sequence ATGGCTAAATTAAAGATTACTTTAATTCATAGTGCTGCTCATCGTCTTCCTAATGAACGTCGAATCGTTAAGTCATTAGGCTTAAACCGAATTAACAGTACTACTACCAAGAAAGATACTGCTGCATTACGTGGTGCTCTGTTTAAGATCACCCATTTAGTTAAAGTTGAATTAGTTAAATAA
- the rplO gene encoding 50S ribosomal protein L15: protein MKLNELKPAFGSRSNRTRKGRGRSSKGKTAGRGQKGQGARSKTRVGFEGGQMPLYRRMPKRGFSNVNRKEYAIVNLTTLNRFKDGTEVTPALLKKDGVVKNLKNGLKVLGKGKLSKKLTVKANKFSKSAKSAIENAGGKTEVI from the coding sequence ATGAAGTTAAACGAATTAAAACCAGCTTTTGGTTCTCGTTCTAACCGTACTCGTAAAGGTCGAGGCCGTTCCAGTAAAGGTAAAACTGCTGGCCGTGGTCAAAAGGGCCAAGGTGCACGTAGTAAGACCCGTGTTGGTTTCGAAGGTGGCCAAATGCCGTTATACCGTAGAATGCCAAAACGTGGCTTTTCTAACGTTAACCGTAAAGAATATGCTATCGTTAATCTAACGACTTTAAACCGTTTCAAAGATGGTACTGAAGTTACTCCAGCACTATTAAAGAAAGATGGTGTTGTCAAGAATCTTAAGAATGGCCTTAAGGTTTTAGGCAAAGGTAAGCTTTCTAAGAAATTAACGGTTAAAGCTAATAAATTCTCTAAATCTGCAAAATCTGCAATTGAAAACGCTGGCGGTAAAACTGAGGTGATCTAA
- the secY gene encoding preprotein translocase subunit SecY gives MLSTIKNAFKVKNIRGKILFTLMILVIYRIGAYITVPGVNAKALQSVSSSGLVSMLNIFSGGGLTNYSLFAMGVSPYITAQIVIQLLQMDIVPRFVEWSKQGEVGRRKLNQVTRWLTIVLAFFQSVGITAGFNALSPMHLVKNPSIGTYISIGIILTGGSMLTTWMGDMITDKGIGQGISIIIFAGIIADTPVGVKQLWQTYIEGASGADLIEGILFVLAVALVVLIIITFVTWVQQAERRIPVQYTRRATTSGKDSYLPLKVNVSGVIPVIFASSFISTPQTLLMFFQKSHGSDAWYRIMSNVFNMQTTDGAILYTFLIVMFTFFYAFVQVNPEKLAKNLEKQGSYIPDVWPGHETQDYVSNLLMRLSTVGSLFLGVVALIPLIAQNIWNLNESIGLGGTSLLIVVGVAIDTIRQVRGLMMKREYVGFIRTPRPNNL, from the coding sequence ATGCTGTCTACCATAAAGAACGCTTTTAAGGTAAAGAATATTCGCGGAAAGATACTATTTACCTTAATGATTCTAGTTATTTATAGAATCGGTGCGTATATTACGGTTCCTGGAGTAAACGCTAAAGCTTTACAAAGTGTTTCATCTTCAGGATTAGTTAGCATGTTAAACATTTTTAGTGGTGGTGGATTAACTAATTATTCACTATTTGCTATGGGTGTTTCACCTTATATTACTGCTCAAATTGTGATTCAACTTCTTCAAATGGATATCGTCCCACGATTCGTGGAATGGAGTAAACAAGGAGAAGTTGGTCGTCGTAAACTAAATCAAGTTACTAGATGGTTAACCATCGTTCTAGCATTTTTCCAGTCCGTTGGTATTACGGCTGGTTTTAATGCATTAAGTCCAATGCATTTAGTTAAGAATCCAAGTATCGGAACTTACATTAGCATCGGTATTATTTTAACCGGTGGATCAATGTTAACCACTTGGATGGGTGATATGATCACTGATAAAGGAATTGGTCAAGGTATCTCCATTATTATCTTTGCTGGTATTATTGCTGATACTCCAGTTGGGGTTAAGCAGTTATGGCAAACGTATATTGAAGGTGCCAGTGGTGCCGACTTAATTGAAGGCATTCTCTTTGTCTTGGCTGTTGCTTTAGTTGTTTTAATTATTATTACCTTTGTTACCTGGGTTCAACAGGCTGAACGTCGAATTCCTGTTCAATACACACGTCGAGCTACAACTTCTGGTAAAGATAGTTACTTACCATTAAAGGTAAACGTTTCTGGTGTTATTCCAGTTATCTTTGCTAGTTCATTTATTTCGACTCCACAAACACTTTTGATGTTCTTCCAGAAATCTCATGGTAGCGATGCATGGTATCGAATCATGTCGAATGTATTTAACATGCAGACAACGGACGGTGCCATTTTATATACATTCTTGATTGTCATGTTTACGTTCTTCTATGCTTTCGTTCAAGTTAACCCTGAAAAGTTAGCTAAGAATCTAGAAAAGCAAGGAAGTTATATTCCTGATGTTTGGCCAGGTCATGAAACCCAGGATTATGTTTCTAATTTATTAATGCGCTTAAGTACTGTTGGTTCATTATTCTTAGGTGTTGTTGCGTTAATTCCATTAATTGCACAGAACATCTGGAATTTAAATGAATCGATTGGCTTAGGTGGTACTAGCTTGTTAATTGTTGTTGGTGTTGCCATCGATACAATTCGACAAGTTCGTGGCTTAATGATGAAACGTGAATACGTCGGTTTCATTAGAACTCCCCGTCCAAATAATTTATAG
- a CDS encoding adenylate kinase, translated as MSMNLIFMGLPGAGKGTQSPFIVKKYGIPHISTGDIFRQAMDKGTEMGKRAKKYIDKGDLVPDDVTCGIVKERLSKDDVKKGYILDGFPRTVDQAKALENMTTEMKRPLSAVIYIKVDLPLLIKRLSGRFMCKKCGATYNKLFRMPKVANTCDVCGGHEFFQRSDDKPATVKNRLKVGKKTMKPLLDFYKKRNLLHVVDGHPDIDQTKNMYDVNKEIQNVLDNL; from the coding sequence ATGTCAATGAATTTAATTTTTATGGGATTGCCAGGTGCCGGTAAAGGTACGCAATCACCATTTATTGTTAAGAAATATGGTATTCCCCATATTTCAACCGGTGATATCTTTCGTCAAGCTATGGATAAAGGAACTGAGATGGGTAAACGTGCCAAAAAGTACATCGATAAAGGTGATTTAGTACCCGATGATGTTACTTGTGGTATCGTCAAAGAACGTCTTAGTAAAGATGACGTTAAAAAGGGCTACATCTTAGATGGCTTTCCAAGGACTGTTGACCAAGCTAAAGCTTTAGAAAACATGACCACTGAGATGAAACGTCCTTTAAGTGCGGTAATTTACATTAAAGTTGATTTACCATTATTAATTAAACGTTTATCCGGACGATTTATGTGTAAGAAGTGTGGTGCTACTTACAATAAATTATTCCGAATGCCTAAAGTTGCTAATACTTGTGATGTATGTGGTGGTCATGAATTCTTCCAGCGAAGCGATGACAAACCCGCAACGGTTAAGAATCGTTTAAAGGTTGGTAAGAAGACCATGAAACCATTACTTGATTTTTATAAGAAACGTAACTTATTACATGTTGTTGATGGTCATCCAGATATCGATCAAACTAAGAACATGTATGATGTAAATAAGGAAATTCAGAACGTTCTAGATAACTTATAA
- the infA gene encoding translation initiation factor IF-1: MSNKNVIQVEGKVTETLPNAMFHVKLKNGHTILAFISGRIRMHYIRILPGDRVTIEMSPYDLTKGRITYRFK, from the coding sequence TTGTCTAATAAAAACGTTATTCAAGTAGAAGGTAAAGTTACTGAAACCTTACCGAACGCTATGTTTCACGTTAAATTAAAGAACGGACACACTATTTTGGCATTTATTTCCGGCCGAATTCGGATGCATTACATTCGAATCCTTCCAGGAGATCGTGTCACAATTGAGATGTCTCCATATGACTTGACTAAAGGTCGAATTACTTATCGTTTTAAGTAA
- the rpmJ gene encoding 50S ribosomal protein L36 — MKVRPSVKRLCEHCKIVHRRGHVMVICSANPKHKQRQGK, encoded by the coding sequence ATGAAAGTACGTCCATCTGTAAAACGATTATGTGAACATTGTAAGATTGTTCATCGTCGTGGACACGTTATGGTGATTTGCTCAGCAAATCCTAAACATAAACAACGACAAGGTAAATAA
- the rpsM gene encoding 30S ribosomal protein S13: protein MARIAGVDLPNNKHAVIGLTAIYGIGRNRAKEILAKAHVPADTLIKDLTPDQEDSIREVVDHYTVEGDLRREVRTNIKRLEEMDCYRGMRHRQGLPVRGQHDKNNARTRKGKKASK from the coding sequence ATGGCTCGTATTGCCGGTGTTGATTTACCAAATAATAAGCATGCCGTAATTGGTTTAACTGCTATTTATGGTATCGGTCGTAACCGTGCTAAAGAAATTTTAGCAAAGGCTCACGTACCCGCAGATACTTTAATTAAAGATTTAACACCTGATCAAGAAGACAGCATCCGTGAAGTTGTTGATCATTACACGGTCGAAGGTGATTTAAGACGTGAAGTTCGTACTAATATCAAGCGTCTTGAAGAAATGGACTGCTACCGTGGCATGCGTCATCGTCAAGGATTACCAGTTCGTGGTCAGCATGATAAAAATAATGCTCGTACCCGTAAGGGTAAGAAAGCTTCTAAGTAA
- the rpsK gene encoding 30S ribosomal protein S11: MAKRNSRKRRARKNVETGVAHIHSTFNNTLVMITDMQGNAISWSSAGALGFHGSRKSTPFAAQMAAAAAAKDAMEHGMKNVEVAVKGPGSGRESAIRALQSTGLQVAAIRDVTPVPHNGSRPPKRRRI; encoded by the coding sequence ATGGCTAAACGAAATTCTCGTAAGCGTAGAGCTCGAAAAAATGTTGAAACCGGTGTTGCTCATATTCACTCTACATTTAACAACACCTTAGTTATGATTACCGATATGCAAGGTAACGCTATTTCATGGTCTTCTGCCGGTGCTTTAGGCTTCCATGGTAGCCGTAAGTCAACACCATTTGCTGCACAGATGGCTGCTGCAGCTGCTGCCAAGGATGCTATGGAACATGGCATGAAGAACGTTGAAGTTGCTGTTAAAGGACCTGGTTCCGGTCGTGAATCTGCTATCCGTGCACTTCAGTCCACTGGATTACAGGTTGCTGCAATTCGTGATGTAACTCCAGTTCCACATAATGGATCTCGTCCTCCAAAACGTCGTCGAATATAA
- a CDS encoding DNA-directed RNA polymerase subunit alpha: MIKFEKPNIHKIEETKNYGEVIVEPLERGYGTTLGNSLRRILLSSMPGAAITSIQIDGVLHAFSTIKGVTEDVIQIILNIKKVNLKIDGPDDTKKALSINVTGPGEVTAGDIKGDGDVHVMNPDLHICTLSEGKNFRMRMTANKGRGWVSASENKARNNGMPIGVIPVDSIYTPIERVNYQVENARVGHRTDYDKLTLDVWTNSSIKPYEAISLAAKIMTSHLKMFVDLTKEAQNAKVMVERKETHQEKLLGKPIEELDLSVRSYNCLKRAGINTVQELTNKSESDMMKVRNLGQKSLDEVKNKLNNLGLSLRKDN, from the coding sequence ATGATCAAGTTTGAAAAACCTAATATTCATAAGATTGAAGAAACCAAGAATTATGGAGAAGTTATTGTCGAACCATTAGAACGTGGTTATGGAACTACTCTTGGTAATTCATTACGTCGAATTTTACTTTCATCCATGCCTGGTGCCGCAATCACCAGTATTCAAATTGATGGTGTTCTTCATGCCTTTTCCACAATTAAAGGGGTTACTGAAGACGTTATTCAAATTATCTTAAACATTAAGAAAGTTAATTTGAAGATTGATGGCCCAGATGACACTAAGAAAGCATTAAGCATTAACGTAACGGGTCCTGGTGAAGTTACAGCCGGTGACATTAAAGGTGACGGTGATGTTCACGTTATGAATCCTGACTTACACATTTGCACACTTTCTGAAGGTAAAAACTTTAGAATGCGAATGACGGCTAATAAAGGTCGTGGCTGGGTTTCAGCTAGTGAAAACAAGGCTCGTAATAACGGAATGCCAATTGGTGTAATTCCGGTTGATTCCATTTATACCCCAATCGAACGTGTTAATTATCAAGTTGAAAATGCCCGAGTTGGTCATCGAACAGACTATGATAAATTAACCTTAGACGTTTGGACTAATAGTTCTATCAAACCTTATGAAGCTATCAGCTTAGCTGCTAAGATTATGACGTCACATCTTAAGATGTTCGTTGATCTAACTAAAGAAGCTCAAAACGCTAAAGTAATGGTTGAACGTAAAGAAACTCATCAAGAAAAGTTATTAGGCAAACCAATCGAAGAATTAGATCTATCGGTTCGTTCTTATAATTGCTTGAAGCGAGCTGGAATTAATACGGTTCAGGAATTAACTAATAAGAGTGAATCGGATATGATGAAAGTTCGTAACTTAGGTCAAAAATCTCTTGATGAAGTTAAGAACAAGTTAAATAACTTGGGCTTATCTTTACGTAAAGATAATTAA
- the rplQ gene encoding 50S ribosomal protein L17: protein MRKLSRTSDKRRALLRNLTTQLIVHGQIKTTEAKAKDVRSTTDKMITLGKRGDLSARRQAASFLENVIASAKENGESITVTTALQKLFGSLAKKYAKRNGGYTRAYKTMPRRGDGAPMVILQLV from the coding sequence ATGCGTAAATTAAGTCGCACAAGTGATAAGCGACGTGCTTTACTTCGTAATTTAACGACCCAATTAATCGTTCATGGTCAGATTAAGACCACTGAAGCTAAAGCTAAAGATGTTCGTTCTACCACTGATAAAATGATTACTCTTGGCAAACGCGGTGATTTAAGCGCTCGTCGTCAAGCAGCTTCATTCTTAGAAAATGTAATTGCTAGTGCTAAAGAAAATGGTGAAAGCATCACCGTTACCACTGCACTCCAGAAATTATTTGGTAGCTTAGCAAAGAAGTACGCTAAGCGTAATGGTGGATACACTAGAGCATACAAGACCATGCCTCGTCGTGGTGATGGTGCTCCGATGGTTATCTTACAGTTAGTATAA